The following proteins are co-located in the Chryseobacterium daecheongense genome:
- a CDS encoding sugar transferase, giving the protein MKKYLNLSSFNERYLFINVSNITLKILEAENFKKSHKSVFFNSDINHRSIFDYIKKLHVKTIIIETSDLNHLPEKITNEIIEAKLQGIKVFEVHEFYERINGRIPLVKLNANEYLADDVFSIGLEKNDFVLKRFIDLSVSVLLLPFALPIIIFGSLLVFINSPGNVFFSQERVGKNSKKFKIYKLRTMKNGHNGDYTKNNDDRLLAVGKFLRSTKMDELPQLFNVLNGNMSLIGPRPEQQKYVEESVAENSYFDLRHLVKPGITGWAQVNLPKATPKDNLEKLEYDLYYIKNYSPLLDIKILLRTVKVVLTLNSN; this is encoded by the coding sequence ATGAAAAAATATTTAAATCTTTCCAGTTTTAACGAAAGATATCTTTTTATAAATGTTAGTAATATAACATTAAAAATTTTAGAGGCAGAAAATTTTAAAAAATCTCATAAATCAGTATTTTTTAATTCAGATATTAATCACAGAAGTATTTTTGATTATATTAAAAAATTACACGTAAAAACTATAATTATCGAAACCTCAGATTTAAACCACCTTCCTGAAAAAATTACAAATGAAATTATTGAAGCTAAACTTCAAGGTATAAAAGTTTTTGAAGTTCACGAGTTTTATGAGCGAATTAATGGAAGAATACCTTTAGTAAAACTAAATGCCAATGAGTATTTAGCAGACGATGTATTTTCTATTGGATTAGAGAAAAACGACTTTGTTTTAAAACGGTTTATAGATTTATCTGTTTCTGTACTTTTGTTACCATTTGCATTACCTATAATAATTTTTGGTTCTTTATTAGTGTTTATCAATTCTCCCGGAAATGTTTTTTTTTCTCAGGAGAGAGTAGGAAAGAATTCTAAAAAGTTCAAAATATATAAACTAAGAACAATGAAGAATGGACATAACGGTGATTATACTAAGAATAATGATGATCGACTTCTTGCTGTAGGAAAATTTCTTAGATCTACAAAGATGGATGAATTACCTCAGCTTTTTAATGTTCTCAATGGTAATATGAGTTTAATTGGACCAAGACCTGAGCAGCAAAAATATGTTGAAGAATCAGTAGCTGAAAACTCTTATTTTGATTTACGTCATTTAGTAAAACCTGGTATTACAGGTTGGGCTCAGGTGAATTTGCCCAAAGCTACTCCTAAGGATAATTTAGAAAAATTGGAGTATGACTTGTACTATATCAAGAATTATTCTCCTTTACTTGACATTAAGATTTTGTTGAGGACGGTTAAGGTCGTTTTGACCTTAAATAGTAACTAA